The following are encoded together in the Microcaecilia unicolor chromosome 12, aMicUni1.1, whole genome shotgun sequence genome:
- the CTSE gene encoding cathepsin E, with amino-acid sequence MRHLLLLMFCIWCAHGLRRVQLKRQKSIRKLLKEQGKLSDFWKSQHLDMVQYSESCPSDQSTNEPLINYMDVEYFGEISIGSPPQNFTVIFDTGSSNLWVPSVYCTSNACKQHSLFQPSTSNTYSADGRPFSIQYGTGSLTGIIGIDQVTVEGITVSNQQFGESVTEPGNTFADSGFDGILGLAYPSLAVGGCTPVFDNMMAQNLVEIPMFSVYMSRNPDSSMGGEIIFGGFDSSHFSGDLNWVPVTNQGYWQIQLDNIMVGGQVTFCAEGCQAIVDTGTSMITGPPKTILQLQNDIGATPVDGEYAVECSNLNVMPDVTFTINGIGYTLTPQQYTLSQQADGMDFCTSGFQGLDIQPPAGPLWILGDVFIGQFYSVFDRGNNRVGLAPAVP; translated from the exons ATGAGGCATCTTCTCCTGTTAATGTTTTGCATCTGGTGTGCTCATGGGCTGAGGAG AGTGCAGCTGAAGAGACAGAAGTCCATCAGGAAACTTCTTAAGGAGCAAGGCAAATTATCTGACTTCTGGAAGTCTCAGCATCTGGACATGGTTCAGTACAGTGAGTCCTGCCCTTCTGACCAGAGCACAAATGAACCACTTATTAACTATATGGAT GTGGAGTACTTTGGGGAGATCTCCATTGGGTCACCACCTCAGAACTTCACCGTCATATTTGACACAGGCTCTTCCAATCTCTGGGTCCCCTCCGTCTACTGCACCAGCAACGCCTGCA AGCAGCATTCGCTGTTTCAACCTTCCACATCAAACACATACAGTGCAGACGgccgacccttttccattcagtatGGCACTGGCAGCCTGACGGGGATCATTGGAATCGATCAAGTTACT GTGGAGGGTATCACTGTCTCAAACCAGCAGTTTGGTGAGAGCGTGACCGAACCAGGGAACACCTTTGCAGATTCAGGATTTGATGGTATTCTCGGGCTGGCCTATCCCTCATTAGCAGTGGGGGGTTGTACCCCAGTGTTTGACAACATGATGGCACAGAATCTTGTGGAAATACCCATGTTTTCCGTCTACATGAGCAG GAATCCAGACTCCTCCATGGGTGGCGAAATCATTTTTGGTGGTTTTGACTCTTCACATTTCTCTGGGGATCTCAACTGGGTCCCAGTCACTAATCAAGGATACTGGCAAATCCAGCTGGACAA CATCATGGTTGGTGGACAGGTTACATTCTGTGCGGAGGGCTGCCAGGCCATTGTAGACACGGGCACCTCAATGATTACTGGGCCTCCTAAGACTATCCTACAGCTGCAGAATGACATTGGTGCGACCCCTGTGGATGGTGAG TATGCTGTGGAATGCAGTAACCTGAACGTAATGCCAGATGTGACCTTCACCATCAATGGGATCGGGTACACGCTCACACCCCAACAGTACACCCTGTCG CAACAAGCAGATGGGATGGACTTCTGCACCAGCGGCTTCCAGGGCCTCGATATCCAGCCTCCTGCCGGGCCACTCTGGATCCTGGGGGATGTCTTCATTGGGCAGTTTTACTCTGTCTTTGACCGAGGAAATAACAGAGTTGGGTTGGCTCCAGCTGTTCCTTAA